From the Pseudomonas putida genome, one window contains:
- a CDS encoding AlgP family protein — protein sequence MSAKKKPVNTPLHLLQQLSGSLLEHLEEACSQALADAEKLLAKLEKQRGKAQEKLHNGRLKLQDSAKAGKAKAQNKAQKVIGELEALLDSLKERQTQTRTYIQQLKRDAQESLKLAQGVGKVREAAGKALDQRAVAAKTAKPVAAKAPARSAAKPAAKAPAKPAATKAPARAAAAKPAAKPSAKAAAAKPAARPAAAKPAAAKAPARTAAAKPAAKPAAAKAPAKPVAAKPAAAKAPARTAAAKPAGKPAAAKAPAKPAVKPAAAAKAPAKPATKPAAAKAPAKPAAAKPAARPAAKASAKAVAAKPAEAKPATPAASAPATNSAAPAAPSAPASTPAQTPSSAS from the coding sequence ATGTCGGCTAAAAAGAAGCCAGTAAATACGCCGTTACACCTGCTCCAGCAACTTTCGGGCAGCCTGCTCGAACACTTGGAAGAGGCCTGCTCGCAAGCGCTGGCTGATGCGGAGAAATTGCTGGCCAAGTTGGAAAAGCAGCGCGGCAAAGCCCAGGAAAAACTGCACAACGGTCGCCTGAAGTTGCAGGATTCGGCCAAGGCAGGCAAAGCCAAGGCGCAGAACAAGGCACAAAAGGTTATTGGTGAACTTGAAGCATTGCTCGACTCGCTCAAGGAGCGTCAGACCCAGACGCGTACCTATATTCAGCAACTCAAGCGCGATGCCCAAGAAAGCCTGAAACTGGCTCAAGGTGTCGGCAAGGTCCGTGAGGCCGCTGGCAAGGCACTCGATCAGCGTGCAGTGGCTGCCAAGACCGCGAAACCGGTTGCTGCCAAGGCACCGGCCCGCAGCGCCGCCAAGCCTGCCGCCAAGGCCCCGGCCAAGCCGGCTGCAACCAAGGCCCCAGCCCGCGCCGCCGCAGCCAAGCCTGCCGCCAAGCCATCCGCGAAAGCTGCTGCTGCCAAGCCTGCAGCCAGACCAGCGGCCGCCAAGCCTGCAGCAGCCAAAGCCCCGGCCAGAACTGCCGCCGCCAAGCCAGCCGCTAAACCTGCCGCTGCCAAGGCTCCTGCCAAGCCAGTGGCCGCCAAGCCTGCAGCAGCCAAGGCCCCGGCCAGAACCGCTGCCGCCAAGCCAGCTGGCAAACCTGCAGCCGCCAAGGCTCCAGCCAAGCCAGCAGTCAAACCTGCTGCTGCTGCCAAAGCTCCAGCCAAGCCAGCAACCAAACCTGCTGCTGCCAAAGCTCCGGCCAAACCTGCCGCCGCCAAGCCAGCAGCAAGACCTGCAGCCAAGGCCTCTGCGAAAGCCGTCGCTGCCAAACCTGCCGAAGCAAAACCGGCTACTCCAGCCGCCAGTGCGCCAGCAACCAACTCGGCAGCTCCAGCCGCTCCCTCGGCACCCGCCAGCACCCCAGCTCAGACGCCGTCTTCGGCCTCCTGA
- a CDS encoding TIGR02444 family protein: MYTDLWNHALALYARPGVETACLDVQAIGGDVCLLLCATWLQARAVSFNEERAQALRAIAGPWQHDVVAPLRSLRQQWRTPAQHDPHLAALREQVKGLELQAEKQLLQRLEACAQQWPTGSHEPTGDWLDQLAPDQARDHDALVGLRVAAAALQEAEDGV; encoded by the coding sequence ATGTACACCGACCTGTGGAATCACGCCCTGGCGCTGTATGCCCGCCCGGGAGTCGAAACGGCTTGCCTGGACGTTCAGGCGATAGGGGGCGACGTCTGCCTGCTGCTGTGCGCAACCTGGCTGCAGGCGCGTGCCGTCAGCTTCAATGAAGAGCGCGCCCAGGCATTGCGTGCGATTGCCGGGCCGTGGCAACACGATGTGGTGGCGCCGTTACGCAGCCTGCGCCAGCAATGGCGCACGCCCGCGCAGCACGATCCACACCTGGCTGCATTGCGTGAGCAAGTGAAGGGTCTGGAGTTACAGGCGGAGAAGCAGTTGCTGCAACGGCTGGAAGCCTGTGCACAACAATGGCCCACGGGCTCGCATGAGCCCACGGGCGATTGGCTGGACCAGCTGGCACCGGACCAAGCCCGTGACCACGACGCGCTGGTTGGCTTGCGCGTCGCGGCCGCAGCGCTTCAGGAGGCCGAAGACGGCGTCTGA
- a CDS encoding ATP-binding cassette domain-containing protein, with amino-acid sequence MIRLSNLTLQRGPQRLLEGAEMTLHAGHKAGLIGANGAGKSSLFALLRGELSPDAGDCQLPGDWRIAHMRQEVDTLDRLAVDYVLDGDARLRKVQAELAVAEQAHDGTALARLHSELEVADGYTADARARKLLAGLGFTNEQMDRRVGDFSGGWRMRLNLAQALMCPSDLLLLDEPTNHLDLDAILWLEDWLKGYPGTLLLISHDRDFLDAVVDHVLHVEQRKLNLYKGGYTAFERTRAERLAQQQQAYEKQQAQRAHMEKYIARFKAQATKARQAQSRIKALERMEELSAAHVDSPFDFVFRESQKISSPLLSLSEGRLGYGDKAILDKVKLQLVPGARIGLLGPNGAGKSTLIKNLAGELEPLSGRLVRGENLAVGYFAQHQLDSLDDKASPLLHLQRIAPTEREQTLRDFLGGFDFHGDRVDEPVVNFSGGEKARLALALIAWERPNLLLLDEPTNHLDLEMRLALTMALQEFAGAVVVVSHDRHLLKSTTDDFLLVADGKVETFDGDLDDYSRWLVEYRQRSAPASNAPANPDKTDKKAQRQAAAALRQQLAPHKKAADKLETELNQVHAQLAEIETALGDGGVYEAARKDELRDLLARQTKLKQREGELEEAWMEALETLESMQAELEALS; translated from the coding sequence ATGATCAGACTATCCAACCTCACTTTACAGCGTGGTCCGCAGCGCTTGCTAGAAGGCGCCGAGATGACCCTGCACGCCGGTCACAAGGCCGGCCTGATCGGCGCCAACGGTGCCGGAAAATCCAGCCTGTTCGCCCTGCTGCGCGGCGAGCTGTCGCCCGATGCCGGCGATTGCCAGCTGCCCGGCGACTGGCGCATTGCCCACATGCGTCAGGAAGTCGATACCCTCGACCGCCTGGCCGTGGACTACGTGCTCGACGGTGACGCCCGCCTGCGCAAGGTCCAGGCCGAACTGGCCGTGGCCGAACAGGCCCATGACGGCACCGCCCTGGCGCGCCTGCACAGTGAGCTGGAAGTTGCCGACGGCTACACCGCCGATGCCCGCGCCCGTAAATTGCTGGCGGGCCTGGGCTTCACCAACGAGCAGATGGACCGCCGCGTCGGTGACTTCTCCGGTGGCTGGCGGATGCGCCTGAACCTGGCCCAGGCATTGATGTGCCCGTCCGACCTGCTGCTGCTCGACGAGCCGACCAACCACCTCGACCTCGATGCGATCCTGTGGCTGGAAGACTGGCTCAAGGGTTACCCGGGCACGCTGTTGCTGATCTCCCACGACCGCGATTTCCTCGATGCCGTGGTCGACCATGTGCTCCACGTCGAGCAGCGCAAGCTCAACCTGTACAAGGGTGGTTACACCGCCTTCGAGCGCACCCGTGCCGAACGCCTGGCGCAGCAGCAACAGGCCTACGAGAAGCAGCAGGCGCAGCGCGCGCACATGGAAAAGTACATCGCCCGCTTCAAGGCGCAGGCCACCAAGGCCCGCCAGGCGCAGAGCCGGATCAAGGCCCTGGAACGCATGGAAGAGCTGTCGGCGGCGCATGTGGATTCGCCGTTCGACTTCGTCTTCCGCGAATCGCAAAAAATCTCCAGCCCGCTGCTGAGCCTGTCCGAAGGCCGCCTGGGCTATGGCGACAAGGCGATCCTCGACAAGGTCAAGCTGCAGCTGGTCCCGGGTGCACGCATCGGCCTGCTCGGCCCCAACGGCGCCGGCAAGTCGACCCTGATCAAGAACCTCGCCGGTGAGCTCGAGCCGCTGTCGGGCCGCCTGGTGCGTGGTGAGAACCTGGCCGTCGGCTACTTCGCCCAGCACCAGCTCGACTCGCTGGACGACAAGGCCAGCCCGCTCTTGCACCTGCAACGTATCGCGCCGACCGAACGCGAGCAGACCCTGCGTGACTTCCTCGGCGGCTTCGACTTCCATGGCGACCGTGTCGACGAGCCGGTGGTGAACTTCTCCGGTGGCGAGAAGGCCCGCCTGGCCCTGGCGCTGATTGCCTGGGAGCGGCCGAACCTGCTGCTGCTCGACGAACCGACCAACCACCTCGACCTGGAAATGCGTCTGGCGCTGACCATGGCCCTGCAGGAGTTTGCCGGTGCCGTGGTGGTGGTTTCCCACGACCGTCACCTGCTCAAGAGCACCACTGACGACTTCCTGCTGGTGGCTGATGGCAAGGTCGAGACCTTCGATGGTGACCTCGACGACTACAGCCGCTGGCTGGTCGAGTACCGCCAGCGCAGTGCGCCGGCCAGCAACGCCCCGGCCAATCCGGACAAGACCGACAAAAAGGCCCAGCGTCAGGCGGCGGCGGCCTTGCGTCAGCAGTTGGCACCGCACAAGAAGGCGGCCGACAAGCTGGAGACCGAACTCAACCAAGTGCATGCGCAGCTGGCCGAGATCGAGACTGCGCTGGGTGACGGGGGGGTGTACGAGGCGGCGCGCAAGGATGAATTGCGCGATCTGCTGGCTCGGCAGACCAAGTTGAAGCAGCGTGAGGGTGAGTTGGAGGAGGCCTGGATGGAGGCTCTGGAAACCCTGGAGAGCATGCAGGCTGAGCTTGAGGCGTTGTCCTGA
- a CDS encoding LysE family transporter, which translates to MSMEVWLGFFAACWVISLSPGAGAIASMSSGLQYGFWRGYWNALGLQLGLIVQIAIIAAGVGAILAASATAFQIIKWFGVGYLVYLAYKQWRALPMDMTDESGVRPIGKPLSLVFRGFLVNVSNPKALVFMLAVLPQFINPHAPLLPQYIAITVTMICVDMLVMAGYTGLASRVLRLLRTPKQQKRLNRTFAGLFIGAATFLATLRRAPI; encoded by the coding sequence ATGTCGATGGAAGTGTGGTTGGGCTTCTTTGCCGCGTGCTGGGTAATCAGCCTGTCGCCGGGTGCCGGGGCGATTGCCTCGATGTCCAGCGGGCTACAGTACGGTTTCTGGCGTGGATACTGGAATGCCCTGGGCCTGCAATTGGGCCTGATCGTGCAGATCGCCATCATTGCCGCCGGCGTCGGCGCCATCCTTGCTGCTTCTGCCACTGCCTTCCAGATCATCAAGTGGTTCGGCGTTGGCTACCTGGTCTACCTGGCCTACAAGCAATGGCGTGCCCTGCCCATGGACATGACCGATGAATCGGGCGTGCGCCCGATCGGCAAGCCGTTGAGCCTGGTGTTCCGTGGCTTCCTGGTCAACGTCAGCAACCCCAAGGCGCTGGTGTTCATGCTGGCGGTACTGCCGCAGTTCATCAACCCGCACGCGCCGCTGCTGCCACAGTACATCGCGATCACCGTGACCATGATCTGCGTCGACATGCTGGTGATGGCGGGTTACACCGGCCTGGCTTCGCGGGTGTTGCGCCTGCTGCGCACGCCCAAGCAGCAAAAGCGCCTGAACCGCACCTTTGCCGGGTTGTTCATTGGCGCGGCGACCTTCCTCGCCACGCTGCGCCGGGCGCCGATCTGA
- a CDS encoding slipin family protein: MFMQVGFGAVLIVLAMLLLSAFRILREYERGVVFQLGRFWQVKGPGLILLIPVIQQMVRVDLRTVVLDVPPQDVITRDNVSVKVNAVLYFRVLDPQKAIIQVEDFLVATSQLAQTTLRAVLGKHELDELLAEREQLNLDIRQVLDAQTDAWGIKVANVEIKHVDLNESMVRAIARQAEAERERRAKVIHAEGELQASEKLMQAAQMLSKEPGAMQLRYMQTLGTIAGDKSSTIVFPLPVDLLKGLVDKQK; this comes from the coding sequence ATGTTCATGCAAGTGGGTTTCGGTGCCGTGCTGATCGTGCTGGCCATGCTGTTGCTGTCGGCATTCCGCATCCTGCGCGAGTACGAGCGTGGCGTGGTGTTCCAGTTGGGGCGCTTCTGGCAGGTCAAGGGGCCGGGGCTGATCCTGCTGATTCCGGTCATCCAGCAGATGGTCCGGGTCGACCTGCGCACCGTGGTGCTGGATGTGCCGCCACAGGATGTAATCACCCGCGACAACGTGTCGGTGAAGGTCAATGCGGTGCTGTATTTCCGTGTGCTCGACCCGCAGAAGGCAATCATCCAGGTCGAGGACTTCCTCGTCGCCACCAGCCAGCTGGCGCAGACCACCTTGCGTGCGGTGCTGGGCAAGCACGAGCTGGACGAACTGCTGGCCGAGCGCGAGCAGCTGAATCTGGACATCCGCCAGGTACTGGACGCACAGACCGATGCCTGGGGCATCAAGGTCGCCAATGTCGAGATCAAGCATGTCGACCTCAACGAATCGATGGTCCGCGCCATCGCCCGTCAGGCGGAGGCCGAACGGGAACGGCGGGCCAAGGTGATCCATGCCGAGGGCGAGCTGCAGGCGTCGGAGAAGCTGATGCAGGCCGCGCAGATGCTCAGCAAGGAGCCTGGGGCGATGCAGCTGCGCTACATGCAGACACTGGGGACGATTGCCGGGGACAAGAGCTCGACCATTGTATTTCCGCTGCCGGTCGATTTGCTCAAGGGATTGGTGGACAAGCAGAAATGA
- a CDS encoding NfeD family protein, with protein MFTRCCRCLLLLLLLFGLAPASQAAPGSVWVLGIDDAIGPASADYLIRNLEQAKAQGAQLVVLRLDTPGGLDSAMRQMIKAILASPVPVASYVAPSGARAASAGTYILYASHVAAMAPGTNLGAATPVQIGGSPGVPKDDKAKPGDDEQTLARKQVNDAAAYIRGLAQLRGRNADWAEQAVRESVSLSASEALRLKVIDQVANDLPDLMRQLDGKTLVAAGQPQLLQTRDAALIEHLPDWRTRLLAVITNPSVALILIMIGVYGLLFEFMNPGSALGGVVGGICLLLALYALQLLPVSFAGVALILLGIAFMIAEAFLPSFGVVGFGGIVAFVVGAVILIDTDAPGFGIPLVLIGTLAVLSALLIGGVLGMAIKARRRALVSGDAGLVGSLVTVTQVIADNPFCGSVQAQGEQWQVQCDTPLQTGQNVRVMARHGVMLEVSAAAPAAQGD; from the coding sequence GTGTTCACTCGATGTTGCCGCTGCTTGCTGCTGTTGCTACTGCTGTTTGGCCTTGCTCCGGCCAGCCAGGCAGCGCCCGGCAGTGTCTGGGTGCTGGGCATCGATGACGCCATCGGCCCGGCCAGCGCCGACTACCTGATTCGCAACCTCGAACAGGCCAAGGCCCAGGGTGCCCAGTTGGTGGTGCTGCGCCTGGACACCCCCGGCGGGCTGGACAGCGCCATGCGCCAGATGATCAAGGCGATTCTCGCAAGCCCGGTGCCTGTCGCCAGCTACGTTGCCCCCAGCGGCGCCCGTGCTGCCAGCGCCGGCACCTACATCCTGTATGCCAGCCATGTCGCCGCCATGGCCCCAGGGACCAACCTCGGCGCCGCCACGCCCGTGCAGATCGGTGGCTCACCCGGGGTGCCGAAGGACGACAAGGCCAAGCCCGGCGACGACGAACAGACCCTGGCCCGCAAGCAGGTCAATGATGCCGCTGCCTACATCCGCGGCCTGGCCCAGCTGCGCGGGCGCAACGCCGACTGGGCGGAACAGGCGGTGCGCGAGTCGGTCAGCCTGTCAGCCAGCGAGGCGCTGCGCCTGAAGGTGATCGACCAGGTGGCCAACGACCTGCCCGACCTGATGCGCCAGCTCGACGGCAAGACGCTGGTCGCCGCTGGCCAGCCGCAGCTCCTGCAAACCCGGGATGCTGCACTGATCGAGCATCTGCCGGACTGGCGTACGCGCCTGCTGGCCGTCATCACCAACCCCAGCGTGGCGCTGATCCTGATCATGATCGGGGTCTACGGCCTGCTGTTCGAGTTCATGAACCCCGGCTCGGCACTGGGCGGCGTGGTCGGCGGCATCTGCCTGCTGCTGGCACTGTATGCCCTGCAGCTGCTACCGGTGAGCTTCGCCGGTGTCGCGCTGATCCTGCTCGGCATCGCCTTCATGATCGCCGAAGCATTCCTGCCCAGTTTTGGTGTGGTCGGTTTTGGCGGCATCGTCGCCTTTGTGGTCGGCGCCGTAATCCTGATCGACACCGACGCACCGGGTTTCGGCATCCCGCTGGTGCTGATCGGCACCCTCGCCGTGCTCTCGGCGCTGCTGATCGGCGGTGTGCTGGGCATGGCCATCAAAGCGCGACGACGGGCGCTGGTCAGCGGTGACGCCGGCCTGGTCGGCAGCCTGGTGACGGTCACCCAGGTGATCGCGGACAACCCGTTCTGCGGTTCGGTCCAGGCCCAGGGCGAACAATGGCAAGTCCAGTGCGACACGCCGCTGCAGACCGGGCAGAACGTTCGGGTCATGGCACGCCATGGCGTGATGCTGGAAGTGAGCGCCGCCGCGCCCGCGGCGCAAGGAGACTGA
- a CDS encoding aminoacyl-tRNA deacylase yields the protein MRMAKTLQQRLDQANCDYDIIPHPHSATSLESARTAGVPAERVAKSVMLDDRHGNYIMAVLPANRHMDMSKVRMSGAWQLTRESALPMLFGDCERGAIPAMGDAYQIKMLLDSSLTRQGDVYLEAGDHDHLIHMSMEQYLKLVPQAEVRELC from the coding sequence ATGCGTATGGCCAAGACCCTGCAGCAGCGCCTGGACCAGGCCAACTGCGATTACGACATCATTCCCCACCCACACTCGGCCACCAGCCTGGAGTCGGCGCGCACGGCTGGCGTACCTGCCGAGCGGGTGGCCAAGTCGGTCATGCTCGACGACCGACATGGCAACTACATCATGGCCGTGCTACCGGCCAACCGGCACATGGACATGAGCAAGGTGCGCATGTCTGGCGCCTGGCAACTGACCCGCGAAAGCGCCTTGCCGATGCTGTTCGGCGATTGCGAAAGGGGTGCCATCCCGGCAATGGGTGACGCCTATCAGATAAAGATGCTGCTCGATTCGAGTCTTACCCGCCAGGGCGATGTCTACCTGGAGGCGGGTGACCACGATCACCTGATCCACATGAGCATGGAGCAGTACCTGAAACTTGTACCGCAAGCCGAAGTACGCGAGCTGTGCTGA
- a CDS encoding DUF2789 domain-containing protein, whose protein sequence is MDAPTHPFAELFKQLGLPDDAQSIDQFITSHSPLKNETKLVDAPFWTDSQRTFLKESIIEDADWAVPFDQLNEALRRPRK, encoded by the coding sequence ATGGACGCACCGACCCATCCATTCGCCGAGCTGTTCAAGCAACTGGGCCTGCCCGACGATGCGCAGAGCATTGACCAGTTCATCACCAGCCATTCACCGTTGAAGAACGAGACCAAACTGGTGGATGCACCGTTCTGGACCGACTCCCAGCGCACCTTCCTGAAGGAAAGCATCATTGAAGATGCCGATTGGGCGGTGCCTTTCGATCAACTCAACGAAGCGCTGCGGCGCCCCCGAAAATAA
- a CDS encoding NADH:ubiquinone oxidoreductase subunit N, producing the protein MKDPYASGFWCSVTILGTLTAGYFYGIRHTQQMNQAIQFLYAAAAVTGAVVLVALTWIAWQQLRLNKREVIQGRTLLTIWNTKVALRRVETVFDRYFWGSYWHSGRTFEEVMGELKGTPLEQSLDALKRQCRALDREIHDHHHHWLANARDLSSVATAMARERYQLDLCEPSSNGHGNTAVLNRDLEVLVYTWSARLRSFDHQLDELERAYH; encoded by the coding sequence ATGAAAGATCCCTACGCATCAGGTTTCTGGTGCTCCGTGACGATCCTGGGCACCCTGACGGCCGGTTACTTCTACGGCATCCGCCACACCCAGCAGATGAACCAGGCGATACAGTTCCTCTACGCTGCCGCCGCCGTCACCGGCGCGGTCGTGCTGGTGGCGCTGACCTGGATTGCCTGGCAGCAGTTGCGCCTGAACAAGCGCGAAGTGATTCAGGGGCGAACCTTGCTGACCATCTGGAACACCAAGGTCGCGCTACGCCGCGTCGAAACGGTGTTCGATCGCTACTTCTGGGGCAGCTACTGGCATTCCGGGCGCACCTTCGAGGAGGTGATGGGCGAGCTCAAGGGCACCCCGCTGGAGCAGAGCCTGGATGCATTGAAACGCCAGTGCCGGGCGCTCGACCGGGAAATTCACGACCATCACCATCACTGGCTGGCCAACGCCCGCGACCTGTCCAGCGTGGCCACGGCCATGGCGCGCGAGCGTTATCAGCTGGACCTGTGCGAACCGTCGAGCAACGGCCATGGCAATACCGCCGTGCTCAATCGTGACCTGGAGGTACTGGTGTACACCTGGTCGGCGCGCCTGCGCAGTTTCGACCATCAGCTGGACGAACTGGAGCGCGCCTACCACTGA
- a CDS encoding CBS domain-containing protein produces the protein MKTVEQILKTKSQHQAVYTIGPDDSVLDALKLLAEKNVGALPVVENDQVVGIVSERDYARKLVLKGRSSAATPVREIMSAPVITVEPKKNLDYCMQQMTDRHLRHLPVVENGKLLGLLSIGDLVKETIAEQASLIKQLEQYIRGE, from the coding sequence ATGAAGACCGTCGAACAAATCCTCAAGACCAAGTCCCAGCACCAGGCCGTGTACACCATCGGCCCGGATGACTCGGTGCTCGACGCCCTGAAACTGCTGGCGGAGAAAAACGTCGGTGCCCTGCCGGTCGTCGAAAACGACCAGGTGGTGGGAATCGTCAGTGAACGCGATTATGCGCGCAAGCTGGTGCTCAAGGGCCGCTCCTCGGCCGCCACGCCAGTGCGCGAGATCATGAGCGCGCCAGTGATCACCGTGGAGCCGAAGAAGAACCTGGATTACTGCATGCAGCAAATGACCGACCGCCACCTGCGTCACCTGCCCGTCGTCGAAAACGGCAAGCTGCTCGGGCTGCTGTCGATTGGTGACCTGGTGAAGGAAACCATCGCCGAGCAGGCCAGCCTGATCAAGCAACTGGAGCAGTACATCCGCGGCGAATAA
- a CDS encoding dipeptidase: MHLKKLTSTALLLASIGLFTQPAQANLSQQQSAAIVKAFDGSNPTDFKQFLGKLKGSDLAKADNLAATLDAYLAGKPLADEQQNEINRLLGLYTRIKYAKAATENLRELVAIPTFSVDGVPQHENPEFLKIADKIKALAESFGLAFRNVDNRVYEITLGEGKEVVGIHAHADVVPVNPVNWKLADGTRLDPFKVTLVGDRMYGRGTEDDKNGIIVALYALKVAKDENLPLARQFKLLIDTTEETSGDAIPYYFERNPTPDYNLALDGGYPVVIAEKGYGTVMASFSKRPATGKGAEIVNLTGGLATNQIPTTSVATLVADNPAELAKRLEKAGADYVKRNGNDFSIDAKVNGSNVLLTVTGVSAHSSEPESGVNPVARMLDFLKGLGQQVPLKHNHFTDAARYAADNWGLDYLGKKLEIGFEDTFMGPLTTSLTFVGVDAKGLKLAVNLRIPKGKPLATLKDQLADKLGKWTRQSHTSVAFDYSLDEPMFRNPEGEWVKALLDVASENLGMKHEFGTSAGATSVHDLPNGVQFGLAMPDVKYTGHNDNEFKTVEQFMLDLQVVSEMVARIGQMPKL, from the coding sequence ATGCACCTGAAAAAGCTCACCTCCACCGCCCTGCTGCTGGCCAGCATCGGCCTTTTCACGCAACCGGCCCAAGCTAACCTCTCCCAGCAACAGTCCGCGGCCATTGTCAAAGCGTTCGACGGCAGCAACCCGACCGACTTCAAGCAATTCCTCGGCAAACTGAAAGGCAGCGACCTGGCCAAGGCCGACAACCTTGCTGCCACCCTCGACGCCTACCTGGCCGGCAAGCCGCTCGCAGACGAACAACAGAACGAAATCAACCGTCTGCTCGGCCTGTACACCCGCATCAAGTACGCCAAGGCCGCCACGGAAAACCTGCGCGAACTGGTGGCCATTCCCACCTTCAGTGTCGACGGCGTGCCGCAGCACGAAAACCCAGAATTCCTGAAGATCGCCGACAAGATCAAGGCCCTGGCCGAGAGCTTCGGCCTGGCCTTCCGCAACGTCGACAACCGCGTCTACGAGATTACGCTGGGCGAAGGCAAGGAAGTGGTCGGCATCCATGCCCACGCTGACGTGGTGCCGGTCAACCCGGTCAACTGGAAGCTGGCCGACGGCACCCGCCTCGACCCGTTCAAGGTCACCCTGGTCGGCGACCGCATGTACGGCCGTGGCACCGAGGATGACAAGAACGGCATCATCGTCGCGCTGTATGCGCTGAAAGTGGCCAAGGACGAAAACCTGCCCCTGGCCCGGCAGTTCAAGCTGCTGATCGACACCACCGAAGAAACCAGCGGCGACGCCATCCCCTATTACTTCGAGCGCAACCCTACGCCCGACTACAACCTGGCACTCGATGGCGGCTACCCGGTGGTGATTGCCGAAAAAGGCTACGGCACGGTCATGGCCAGCTTCAGCAAGCGCCCGGCCACGGGCAAGGGCGCGGAAATCGTCAACCTGACCGGCGGCTTGGCGACCAACCAGATTCCGACCACGTCGGTGGCGACCCTGGTGGCGGATAACCCAGCGGAACTGGCCAAGCGCCTGGAGAAGGCCGGTGCCGACTACGTGAAGCGCAATGGCAACGATTTCAGCATCGACGCCAAGGTAAACGGCAGCAACGTGTTGCTCACCGTGACCGGCGTTTCCGCCCACTCCTCGGAGCCAGAGTCCGGCGTAAACCCGGTGGCGCGCATGCTCGACTTCCTCAAAGGCCTGGGGCAGCAAGTGCCGCTCAAGCACAACCACTTCACCGATGCCGCCCGCTACGCCGCCGACAACTGGGGCCTGGACTACCTGGGCAAGAAACTGGAGATCGGCTTCGAAGACACGTTCATGGGCCCACTGACCACCTCGCTGACCTTCGTCGGCGTGGATGCCAAGGGCCTGAAGCTGGCCGTGAACCTGCGCATCCCCAAAGGCAAGCCACTGGCCACGCTCAAGGACCAACTGGCCGACAAGCTGGGCAAATGGACCCGCCAGAGCCACACCTCGGTGGCCTTCGACTACAGCCTCGACGAGCCGATGTTCCGCAACCCTGAAGGCGAATGGGTCAAGGCGCTGCTCGATGTGGCCAGCGAAAACCTGGGCATGAAGCACGAGTTCGGCACCTCGGCCGGCGCCACCTCGGTGCACGACCTGCCCAACGGCGTGCAGTTCGGCCTGGCCATGCCGGATGTGAAGTACACGGGGCACAACGACAACGAGTTCAAAACCGTGGAGCAATTCATGCTAGACCTGCAAGTGGTGAGCGAGATGGTGGCGCGGATCGGGCAGATGCCGAAGCTTTGA
- a CDS encoding GntR family transcriptional regulator, whose amino-acid sequence MAELLPLSPVPLYTQLKELLRERILDGTYPPHSRMPSESELGKVFDVSRITVRQALGDLQKEGLIFKIHGKGTFVAKPKAFQNVSTLQGLGESMTQMGYEVINRLRSFRHVPANALVAARLQVEEGSLVTEIRRVRLINREPVSLELTWLPKAVGEKLEKADLVTRDIFLLLENDCGIALGHADLAIDAVLADSDLTQALEVEEGAPIMRIERLTHAADGTPLDFEHLYYRGDAFQYRLRIDRQKGSKA is encoded by the coding sequence ATGGCCGAACTGCTCCCCCTGTCCCCGGTACCGCTCTACACCCAGCTCAAGGAATTGCTGCGCGAGCGCATCCTCGACGGCACTTACCCACCGCACAGCCGCATGCCCTCGGAAAGCGAGCTGGGCAAGGTTTTCGATGTCAGCCGGATTACCGTGCGCCAAGCGCTGGGTGATCTGCAGAAAGAAGGGCTGATCTTCAAGATCCACGGCAAGGGCACCTTCGTCGCCAAACCCAAGGCGTTCCAGAACGTCAGCACCCTGCAGGGCCTGGGCGAGTCGATGACACAGATGGGCTACGAGGTGATCAACCGCCTTCGCAGCTTCCGCCACGTACCGGCCAACGCCCTGGTGGCGGCGCGGCTGCAGGTCGAGGAGGGCAGCCTGGTGACCGAGATCCGCCGGGTACGGCTGATCAACCGCGAGCCTGTGTCGTTGGAGCTTACCTGGTTGCCCAAGGCCGTTGGCGAAAAGCTGGAAAAGGCCGACCTGGTTACCCGCGACATCTTCCTGCTGCTGGAAAACGACTGCGGCATTGCCCTGGGGCATGCCGACCTGGCCATCGACGCGGTGCTGGCCGACAGCGACCTGACCCAGGCGCTGGAGGTGGAGGAGGGCGCACCGATCATGCGCATCGAGCGCCTGACCCACGCCGCCGACGGCACGCCGCTGGACTTCGAACACCTGTACTACCGCGGCGATGCCTTCCAGTACCGCCTGCGCATCGACCGCCAGAAGGGGAGCAAGGCATGA